From Mustela nigripes isolate SB6536 chromosome 13, MUSNIG.SB6536, whole genome shotgun sequence, one genomic window encodes:
- the PLA2G4F gene encoding cytosolic phospholipase A2 zeta: MHLGPRWLAGKGLPLLGAVLVRMREKRGPQWSQCRRETHPYYDLQVKVLRARNIRGTDLLSKADCYVQLCLPTASSSPTQTRMVANCSDPKWDETFHYRIHGAVKNVLELTLYDKDLLDSDQLSLLLFDLRSLKPGQPYRHTFLLNHQDSQELQVEFVLENSQVPASEVITNGILVAHPCLRIQGTLREDGTGPHRDYGSRQIQLTVPGAYEKPQFLPLNPPKEGGHPTTFTFHVNPMISSRLDVELGEKLRVLESGPSAELETQTSQLGKGGIPLSSLAIGQEEQRFVVLGEDQAVVLQMKAEMSSGDLDLRLGFGLCDGEQEFLDKRKPIVSKALQQVLGLSKAPDSGQVPVVAVLGSGGGTRAMSSLYGSLAGLQELGLLDTVTYLSGVSGSTWCISTLYQDPAWSQVALQGPIECARARVCSSKMGAMSPERLQYYVQELASLEGSGHSVSLIDLWGLLIEYFLYQAENPARLSEQQEAVSQGQNPFPIYASINVRTNISGEDFAEWCEFTPYEVGFPKYGAYVPTELFGSEFFMGRLLQPRQEPRICYLQGMWGSAFAASVDEIFLKMAGSGLSFLDGHRRAQREVNITDDCQKLQLHDPTCLRTRLFTPQGPFSQAMLDLFTSRFTSAENFNFIRGLCLHKDYVFGQEFTAWKATHPDAFPNQLTPMRDCLCLVDGGFAINSPFPLNLLPQRAVDLILSFDYSLEAPFEVLQMTEQYCLDRGIPFPRIEVLPEDLEEPRECYLFTKAEDPRSPIVLHFPLVNRTFRTHLAPGMERQTAEEKACGDFVINGSDTPYGMMNFTYEPEEFERLVALSRYNVLNNAETLRHALRLALEQRQAGDRAGA; this comes from the exons ATGCACCTTGGGCCAAGGTGGCTGGCAGGCAAGGGGCTGCCCCTCCTGGGGGCAGTGCTGGTGCgcatgagagagaagaggggaccTCAGTGGAGCCAGTGTCGG CGGGAAACCCACCCATACTATGACCTCCAGGTGAAGGTGCTGAGGGCCAGAAATATCCGGGGCACAGATCTAC TGTCCAAAGCTGATTGCTATGTGCAGCTGTGCCTGCCCACTGCGTCCTCTAGCCCCACCCAGACAAGAATGGTGGCCAACTGCAGTGATCCCAAGTGGGATGAGACCTTCCACTACCGGATCCACGGTGCTGTGAAA AATGTTCTGGAACTCACCCTCTATGATAAGGACCTCCTGGACAGTGACCAGCTCTCCCTGCTACTGTTTGACTTGAGAAGCCTCAAACCTGGCCAACCATACAGACACACATTCCTACTCAACCACCAG GACTCGCAAGAGCTGCAGGTGGAATTTGTTCTGGAAAACAG TCAGGTGCCTGCATCTGAAGTTATCACCAATGGGATCCTGGTG GCTCACCCATGTCTGAGAATCCAGGGCACCCTCAGGGAAGATGGCACAGGCCCACATCGAGATTATG GCTCTAGGCAGATTCAGCTGACAGTGCCTGGGGCCTATGAGAAGCCGCAGTTCTTGCCCCTGAACCCCCCCAAAGAAGGAGGCCACCCAACCACCTTCACCTTTCATGTGAACCCCATGATCAGCTCCAGGTTGGATGTGGAGCTGGGGGAGAAGCTCAGAGTCCTGGAG AGTGGCCCAAGTGCTGAGCTAGAGACCCAGACCAGCCAGCTGGGCAAAGGGGGAATCCCGCTCTCTTCTTTGGCCATAGGCCAGGAAGAACAGCGTTTCGTGGTCCTGGGGGAG GACCAGGCAGTGGTTCTGCAGATGAAGGCAGAAATGAG CTCTGGAGACCTTGACCTGCGCCTTGGCTTTGGCCTGTGTGACGGGGAACAGGAGTTTCTGGACAAGAGGAAGCCAATTGTGTCTAAGGCCCTGCAGCAAGTGCTGGGATTGAGCAAGGCTCCTGACAGTGGCCAG GTGCCTGTGGTGGCTGTGCTGGGCTCCGGAGGTGGAACCCGAGCCATGTCTTCCCTGTACGGCAGCCTGGCTGGGCTGCAGGAACTTGGCCTCCTGGACACCGTGACCTAcctcagtggggtgtctgggtcTACCTG GTGCATCTCCACACTGTACCAGGACCCAGCCTGGTCCCAGGTGGCACTGCAGGGCCCCATTGAGTGCGCCCGGGCTCGGGTCTGCAGCAGTAAGATGGGGGCGATGTCTCCGGAGCGTCTACAGTACTACGTCCAGGAGCTGGCAAGCCTGGAGGGCAGCGGCCACAGTGTTTCCCTCATTGACCTCTGGGGTCTCCTCATTGAGTATTTCCTCTACCAGGCG GAAAACCCCGCCAGGCTGTCTGAGCAGCAGGAGGCCGTCAGCCAGGGCCAGAACCCTTTTCCCATCTACGCCAGCATCAATGTCCGCACCAACATCAGCGGGGAAGACTTTGCAG AGTGGTGTGAGTTCACCCCCTATGAGGTCGGCTTCCCCAAGTATGGGGCTTATGTTCCCACTGAGCTCTTTGGTTCTGAGTTCTTCATGGGGCGTCTGCTGCAGCCCCGGCAAGAGCCCCGGATCTGCTACCTACAGG GTATGTGGGGCAGTGCCTTCGCAGCCAGCGTGGATGAGATCTTCCTGAAGATGGCTGGCTCGGGCCTCAGCTTCCTAGACGGGCACAGACGGGCACAGAGGGAAGTAAACATCACAG ATGACTGCCAGAAGCTCCAGCTACATGACCCCACATGTCTGCGAACCAGGCTCTTCACCCCCCAGGGCCCCTTCTCCCAGGCTATGCTGGACCTATTCACCTCCCGCTTTACCTCTGCGGAGAACTTTAATTTCATCAGGGGCCTCTGCCTACACAAAGACTATGTCTTCGGCCAGGAGTTCACGGCCTGGAAAG CCACGCACCCCGACGCCTTTCCCAACCAGCTCACTCCCATGCGGGACTGCCTGTGCCTGGTGGATGGGGGCTTTGCCATCAACTCTCCCTTCCCCCTGAACCTGCTGCCCCAGAGAGCGGTAGACCTCATTCTGTCCTTTGACTACTCCCTGGAAGCCCCTTTTGAG GTCTTACAGATGACAGAGCAGTACTGTCTGGACCGAGGCATCCCCTTCCCGAGGATTGAGGTGCTCCCTGAGGACTTGGAGGAGCCCCGCGAGTGCTACCTGTTTACCAAGGCTGAGGACCCCCGCTCACCCATCGTGCTGCACTTCCCCCTTGTCAACCGGACCTTCCGTACACACCTGGCCCCAG GTATGGAGCGACAAACAGCTGAGGAGAAGGCCTGCGGGGACTTTGTCATCAACGGGTCAGACACTCCCTACGGCATGATGAACTTCACCTATGAGCCCGAGGAGTTTGAGCGGCTGGTGGCTCTTAGCCGATACAATGTTCTGAACAACGCGGAGACCCTGAGGCATGCCCTCCGGCTGGCTCTGGAACAGCGGcaggctggggacagggctggggcctga